The candidate division KSB1 bacterium genome has a window encoding:
- the ypdA gene encoding YpdA family putative bacillithiol disulfide reductase gives MIDVAIVGAGPVGLACAIEAKKHGLSYVVLEKSLLTNSVYCFPQNMTFYSTPELLEIGDIPFIISGEKPKRVDALKYYWRVTQHYQLDVKLDTKVETINNIDGEFSLQTSSGVYQSKAVIIATGFYDNPNYLGVPGEYLPHVSHYYSDPHKYVKKKVAIIGANNSAVEAGLELYRYNVEVTLIHRGSELSRGVKKWVVPDIQNRLKRNEIKGIFNATVQEIKSKSIVVNSNDKTEEIPADAVLALIGYQPHFDFMRNMGININDQTLVPDFDPDTGETNVEDIYIAGAIQAGANANKIFIENGRLHAPVIINAIKNKLIVEQK, from the coding sequence GTGATTGATGTTGCGATTGTTGGCGCTGGACCTGTTGGACTGGCTTGTGCAATAGAAGCTAAAAAGCATGGATTGTCATATGTCGTTTTAGAAAAGAGTTTATTAACTAATTCAGTTTATTGTTTTCCGCAAAACATGACGTTTTACTCAACCCCGGAGCTGTTAGAAATTGGAGATATACCTTTTATTATTTCAGGAGAGAAACCCAAGAGAGTCGATGCATTAAAATATTATTGGAGAGTAACCCAGCACTATCAATTAGATGTGAAATTGGATACGAAAGTTGAAACCATAAACAATATCGATGGTGAGTTTTCACTTCAAACAAGTTCGGGAGTTTACCAATCAAAAGCAGTCATTATTGCAACAGGATTTTATGACAATCCGAACTACCTCGGTGTTCCCGGTGAATATTTGCCGCATGTTTCCCACTATTATTCGGATCCGCATAAATATGTTAAAAAGAAAGTAGCAATCATTGGGGCAAATAATTCTGCTGTGGAAGCGGGCCTGGAATTATATCGATACAACGTTGAAGTTACCTTAATCCATCGTGGCAGTGAATTAAGCAGGGGTGTAAAAAAATGGGTGGTTCCGGATATTCAAAATCGACTAAAACGGAATGAAATTAAAGGTATTTTTAACGCTACGGTTCAAGAAATCAAAAGCAAATCGATTGTAGTCAATTCAAATGACAAAACAGAAGAAATCCCGGCAGATGCAGTTTTAGCCTTAATTGGTTACCAGCCGCATTTTGACTTCATGCGCAATATGGGAATCAACATTAACGACCAAACTCTGGTTCCGGATTTTGATCCGGATACCGGCGAAACCAATGTTGAAGATATCTATATCGCCGGAGCGATACAAGCAGGTGCTAATGCAAATAAAATTTTTATAGAAAACGGTAGGCTACACGCACCTGTCATTATAAATGCAATCAAAAATAAGCTGATTGTTGAGCAAAAATAA
- a CDS encoding adenine phosphoribosyltransferase, producing the protein MDKLRRRIRNVPDFPKPGIQFKDITTLLKDGKSFAEVIDKFDEKYRSRHVDIIVGIESRGFIFGGALAYKLGVGFVPIRKPGKLPADAISEEYELEYGTDTMEIHSDAIMPGQNILIIDDLIATGGTMEAATRLIERLGGVIVGIAYLIDLTFLKGSEKVNRYDRYCLIEYDGD; encoded by the coding sequence ATGGATAAATTAAGGAGAAGAATAAGAAATGTACCGGATTTTCCTAAACCTGGTATACAATTCAAAGATATCACCACATTATTGAAAGATGGCAAGAGTTTCGCAGAAGTAATCGATAAGTTTGATGAAAAATACCGGTCAAGACATGTGGACATTATTGTTGGAATCGAGTCGAGGGGGTTTATTTTTGGCGGGGCTCTAGCCTATAAATTGGGAGTCGGTTTTGTCCCGATTAGAAAACCCGGCAAACTCCCTGCGGATGCGATTTCCGAAGAATATGAATTGGAGTACGGTACTGACACAATGGAAATCCACTCCGATGCCATCATGCCCGGACAAAATATTTTGATCATCGATGACTTAATCGCAACCGGGGGTACGATGGAAGCCGCAACACGATTGATTGAACGATTGGGCGGCGTTATCGTCGGGATTGCTTATTTAATCGATTTGACATTTTTAAAAGGGAGTGAAAAAGTGAATCGATATGATCGCTATTGTTTAATAGAATATGATGGTGACTAG